In the genome of Carnobacterium viridans, one region contains:
- the accB gene encoding acetyl-CoA carboxylase biotin carboxyl carrier protein, with translation MDFGQVKEILDLVNQSELTEFDLQMDNVTLRMSKNTSSQKISNQTVLTDSETRFNEPVRKENIQTSSPIFEEVSKSAPIAEPVADGALVHSPIVGVIYTSPSPDQPAFKKVGDKVTVGETLCIVEAMKLMNEIKSEVDGTITEILIEDEQVVEFNQPLFRIA, from the coding sequence ATGGATTTTGGTCAAGTGAAAGAAATTCTTGATCTAGTCAATCAATCAGAATTAACCGAATTTGATTTGCAAATGGATAACGTGACTTTACGTATGAGTAAAAATACATCTAGCCAAAAAATCAGCAATCAAACTGTTCTTACTGATTCAGAGACAAGATTTAACGAACCCGTTCGTAAAGAGAATATACAAACTTCTTCTCCTATTTTCGAAGAAGTATCCAAATCTGCTCCAATTGCTGAGCCTGTTGCCGATGGCGCACTAGTTCATTCTCCAATCGTTGGAGTAATTTACACTTCTCCTTCACCTGATCAACCAGCTTTCAAAAAAGTGGGAGATAAAGTAACCGTTGGGGAAACACTTTGTATTGTTGAAGCAATGAAATTAATGAATGAAATTAAAAGTGAAGTAGATGGAACGATTACTGAAATACTAATAGAAGATGAACAAGTTGTTGAATTCAATCAACCTTTGTTCAGAATTGCCTAG
- the fabZ gene encoding 3-hydroxyacyl-ACP dehydratase FabZ: protein MNIKEIQELIPNRYPIYFIDRVDEMIPGEHVVALKNVTINEEVFQGHFPGEPVLPGVYILEALAQAGSIPLLTLDRFKGQTAYLGGMNKVKFRKKVVPGDQLMLQVDIVKLKDYAGIGKGVAYVDGKKVCEAELTFIIGR from the coding sequence ATGAATATTAAAGAAATCCAAGAATTGATTCCGAACCGTTACCCAATTTACTTTATTGACCGTGTAGACGAAATGATTCCAGGTGAACATGTTGTAGCTCTTAAAAATGTAACAATCAATGAAGAAGTGTTCCAAGGTCACTTTCCAGGTGAACCCGTATTGCCAGGAGTATATATTTTAGAAGCACTAGCTCAAGCAGGATCGATTCCTCTATTGACGCTAGACCGCTTTAAAGGACAAACAGCTTACTTAGGTGGAATGAACAAAGTGAAATTCCGAAAAAAAGTTGTTCCTGGTGATCAATTGATGTTACAAGTTGACATTGTTAAATTGAAAGATTACGCTGGTATCGGAAAAGGTGTAGCATACGTAGATGGAAAAAAAGTTTGTGAAGCTGAATTAACTTTCATCATTGGTAGATAA
- a CDS encoding acetyl-CoA carboxylase biotin carboxylase subunit, whose amino-acid sequence MFKKILIANRGEIAVRIIRACREMGIKTVAVYSEADRDALHMQLADEAICIGPAKAADSYLNMQSILSAAVVTNAQAIHPGFGFLSENSTFATMCKEMNVTFIGPDAATIDQMGNKANARALMIEANVPVIPGSEGFITDTNEAKQLADELGYPVMVKAAAGGGGKGMRKVLRTEDLAAAFNSAKNEAKAAFGDDQMYMEKIIEHARHIEVQLLGDHHGNVIHLGERDCSLQRNNQKVIEESPSVAINEQQRKSLGEIAVRAAKYVGYKNAGTIEFLLDQNGEFYFMEMNTRIQVEHPVTEMATEFDIVKEQLLIASGAELSIQQSDVRLTGHTIECRINAENPAFNFAPSPGTIQYLMMPSGGNGLRVDSAMFAGADIPPYYDAMIAKIITKGTNRAEAIAKMQRALGEMVIDGIISNQFFQEDLLMDKRFVNGEYDTSFLQDVFLKEWKPRIE is encoded by the coding sequence ATGTTTAAAAAAATATTAATTGCCAATCGAGGAGAAATTGCTGTTCGCATTATTCGAGCTTGTCGTGAAATGGGAATCAAAACAGTTGCTGTTTATTCTGAAGCGGATCGAGATGCTTTGCATATGCAATTAGCAGATGAAGCGATTTGTATTGGCCCAGCCAAAGCTGCAGATTCTTATTTGAATATGCAAAGTATTTTAAGTGCAGCGGTTGTGACGAATGCTCAAGCGATTCACCCAGGTTTTGGGTTCTTATCTGAAAATAGTACATTTGCGACCATGTGTAAGGAAATGAACGTTACATTCATTGGTCCAGATGCAGCTACTATTGATCAAATGGGAAACAAAGCGAATGCGCGTGCTCTTATGATTGAAGCAAATGTACCAGTCATTCCAGGAAGTGAAGGTTTCATTACCGATACTAATGAAGCTAAACAACTGGCAGATGAATTAGGTTATCCAGTAATGGTCAAAGCCGCAGCTGGCGGTGGTGGTAAAGGGATGCGTAAAGTCCTAAGAACCGAAGATTTAGCTGCTGCTTTCAACAGCGCCAAAAACGAAGCCAAAGCAGCTTTTGGTGACGACCAAATGTATATGGAAAAAATCATTGAACATGCACGACATATTGAAGTACAATTACTAGGCGATCATCATGGAAATGTGATCCATTTGGGAGAACGTGATTGTTCTTTGCAACGCAATAATCAAAAAGTTATTGAAGAGTCGCCTTCTGTTGCAATCAATGAGCAGCAACGAAAAAGTCTTGGAGAAATAGCTGTTCGTGCTGCAAAATATGTTGGATATAAAAATGCAGGCACAATTGAATTTTTATTAGACCAAAACGGCGAATTTTATTTCATGGAAATGAATACGCGTATTCAAGTTGAACATCCAGTAACTGAAATGGCTACAGAATTTGATATTGTGAAAGAACAATTGTTGATTGCAAGTGGAGCAGAGTTATCGATCCAACAAAGTGATGTTCGTTTAACTGGACACACGATTGAATGTCGAATCAATGCTGAGAATCCTGCTTTTAACTTTGCACCTTCTCCTGGAACGATTCAATACTTGATGATGCCCAGTGGCGGAAATGGATTGAGAGTTGATAGTGCCATGTTTGCTGGAGCAGATATTCCACCTTATTATGATGCAATGATCGCAAAAATCATTACGAAAGGTACCAATCGTGCTGAAGCCATTGCTAAAATGCAACGTGCTTTAGGTGAGATGGTTATCGACGGAATTATTAGCAACCAGTTTTTCCAAGAAGATTTATTAATGGATAAACGCTTTGTTAATGGCGAGTATGATACAAGCTTTTTACAAGATGTCTTTCTTAAAGAATGGAAACCTCGTATTGAATAA